The Fibrobacter sp. nucleotide sequence TTTTCTTTTTGGCGTAGGGACTGTCCGGGTCGTCTCCGAATTCATTTTCCAGAATTTCGTCGTAGTCTGGAGTCTCCAAGTCCGAAAACTCCGCGCCGTCTTTCCAGCCGGTATTGGCGTCGCTGCCGCAATGCGGGCAGAACGTGGCGTCATCCTTCAATTCGCTGTGGCAATGCGGACAGTACATGGTTATTTGCTGAACCTATAACGGCCCAGAAGGTCGAAGTAGCGGGCCTTCGGGGAAATCCTGGCGGGCTTGATGGTCTTGCGGATGGCTGTTGTTTCTTCATTTTTTACAAAGAAAAATTCTCTGTCATACCCCTCGCCATCAATACCAAACTCCTTGCCATCGAGACTTAAGGAAAAACCTTTTTCATTGGGTTTATATAATATGATGTAATCTATTTCACCATCGTCATTATATTGATAACACTTGAAATCATCGCTTGAATCTGCAGCAAAGAGTGTTTGACCTGTGCGGACATGATCAGTTGCGTAATCATAGTATTTTTTTTGTATGAGAGTGTCTGTTTGCAAGATGTATTCGAAAAACCAATGTATAGAAGATTCAATTGTTTCGGTGCTAGCGTAATTTGGGGTTGATTTGATTATTTCAACGCCATCGTATACTCCATTGCTGTACATTTTCTGCTCATAGCACAAAGTGTCGTTTTTGCTGCAATTAGAGATTATGTATTCTAGGCCGTTTTTTTTCAAGGCCGATTCATCGACATCGTGGTAAAAGTGGTTGACGCTTATTTCTTCGCCATCTGTCTTTGGATCAAAATGCATTTCCATGAGCAGTTTGTTCTCATAGATGTATTTATGAGTCCATTCGTTACCTCTTTCGTTAAAGTAGGATGAATCCAAACGAAATTCGCGTTCACCGCTGCCGATAAGTGACGAATATAAGATAAATGTGGCGTCCGTGCAAGTGTTTGCCGAAGCCACGGCGCTAAACGTGAGCACGGAGATTGAAACCAAAATAAACTGTCTAGAAATTCTGAAAAGGGACATCTTTTTCTCCTAATATTTTGCTGAAAATATAATAAAAACACCCCGGAAAATTCCGAGGTGTTTTTGAAGCTTTTTGC carries:
- a CDS encoding zinc ribbon domain-containing protein, giving the protein MYCPHCHSELKDDATFCPHCGSDANTGWKDGAEFSDLETPDYDEILENEFGDDPDSPYAKKKKTSPVAIVAAVVVALAFIAAMVLH